A region from the Cannabis sativa cultivar Pink pepper isolate KNU-18-1 chromosome 9, ASM2916894v1, whole genome shotgun sequence genome encodes:
- the LOC133031394 gene encoding uncharacterized protein LOC133031394, with the protein MADYVIEQTKKSMEESSEENQIILNPQVAEIHIGQVFANKETLQQAVSLHSIRYNQPFKVKRSSKLDYKLVCIDDNCNWTFLASKHGKTDMFIIRKIEHTHTCSLDITSGDHPQATSNLVGKVIKNKFVNPKRDYTPTEIVDDMADDYSVSISYQKAWRAREKAIMDARRCPQESYSEIPSILYMMQISNPRTITDLVTDEDNKFKYLYFAVGASIKVVDSENDSSWEWFLHKIKETYGERKDQCIVSDRHESILKAVKETFPDIMHGVCCYHLMKNIKMKFKKGGDELKIAFNSASKAYNIEDFEKSMQDLDNIDVRIRDYLVN; encoded by the exons ATGGCAGATTATGTGATTGAACAAACTAAAAAATCGATGGAAGAAAGCTCCGAAGaaaatcaaattattttaaatcctCAAGTTGCTGAAATACACATTGGCCAAGTTTTTGCAAACAAGGAAACCCTCCAACAAGCAGTAAGCCTTCACTCAATAAGATACAATCAACCTTTCAAGGTAAAAAGATCATCAAAACTAGACTATAAACTAGTCTGTATTGATGATAACTGCAACTGGACATTCTTAGCATCAAAACATGGAAAGACTGACATGTTTATCATAAGAAAAATAGAGCATACTCATACATGTTCATTGGACATCACTTCTGGAGACCATCCTCAAGCTACAAGCAACCTGGTTGGAAAGGTTATAAAAAACAAGTTTGTAAACCCAAAAAGAGATTACACTCCAACAGAAATTGTGGATGACATGGCAGATGATTACAGTGTCTCTATATCTTACCAAAAAGCATGGAGAGCTAGAGAAAAGGCAATTATGGATGCTCGTCGCTGCCCACAAGAATCATACAGTGAGATACCATCAATTTTATACATGATGCAAATATCAAACCCAA GAACAATCACAGACCTAGTAACAGATgaagataacaaattcaaataTCTATACTTTGCAGTAGGTGCTTCAATAAAAG TAGTAGATTCCGAAAATGACAGCTCTTGGGAATGGTTTCTtcacaaaataaaggaaacttatGGCGAAAGAAAAGATCAATGCATCGTATCAGATAGACATGAGAGTATACTAAAAGCAGTAAAAGAGACCTTTCCAGATATAATGCATGGGGTATGTTGTTACCATTTGATgaagaatataaaaatgaaattcaaaaaaggAGGTGATGAGCTCAAGATTGCATTTAATAGTGCATCTAAAGCTTACAACATAGAAGATTTTGAAAAGAGCATGCAAGACTTGGACAATATAGATGTAAGAATAAGAGATTACTTGGTGAATTAA
- the LOC133031395 gene encoding uncharacterized protein LOC133031395: protein MNRRYKTMTSNIAESVNATLKAVRDLPIATLLECLHSLVQRWYWENKNRAQKTTTTLAKIPEKTLKKQRDMSLKYKVETANLLVYQVHDNNRSHIVNLENKTCSCQRFEYDEMPCSHAMAVLSKRNLSCYKYCSYYYTKEAFMATYEDSILPLGEATSWNIPDLIRNIVVLPPKHKRAAGRPKKQRYKNGLEVKAQVVCGQCRQRGHNKRSCKNDPVLKPPRKRKRS from the exons ATGAACAGGAGATACAAAACAATGACATCAAATATTGCCGAATCAGTCAATGCAACCTTGAAAGCAGTAAGAGACCTACCCATCGCAACTCTACTAGAATGCCTACATTCATTGGTGCAAAGATGGTATTGGGAAAACAAGAATAGAGCCCAAAAAACTACAACAACACTGGCAAAAATACCTGAAAAAACATTAAAGAAACAAAGAGATATGAGTTTAAAGTACAAG GTTGAAACAGCAAACCTTCTGGTATACCAAGTACACGACAACAACAGATCTCACATAGTAAACTTGGAGAATAAAACATGCAGCTGCCAACGATTTGAATATGATGAAATGCCTTGCTCTCATGCAATGGCTGTACTAAGCAAAAGGAACCTGTCTTGCTACAAATATTGCTCATACTACTACACGAAAGAAGCTTTTATGGCAACATATGAAGACAGTATACTCCCATTAGGTGAGGCAACATCATGGAATATACCAGATTTAATAAGAAATATTGTAGTCCTCCCACCTAAACATAAGAGAGCTGCCGGAAGACCAAAGAAACAACGATACAAAAATGGACTTGAAGTAAAAGCACAAGTGGTATGCGGTCAATGTCGCCAGAGAGGACACAACAAAAGATCATGTAAAAATGACCCAGTACTAAAACcaccaagaaaaagaaaaagatcataa
- the LOC133030886 gene encoding uncharacterized protein LOC133030886 — protein MEVVNDHLVSYEDSLKKGKSIKLEEETPTVGNRERKPSSVYNSPYATEFGSGSIGKPKGGRPGSCAFGFGFFNVIDDVQAKSFDQWFKIGFNDKNKVKKFKECHRKLKVPLDFVVCQIDDKMWFYDLLTVGKNLSCSHIDVCFYYLRKKLKYDQSVKISGNTTDCFFASQIFELYNEFVASGENVDSIKKDSKAAAYIAGFYMLCNKPWAELDFVLMPVNVIVLAHWILCILDIKMRCLKVLNSMRFGRYKNNSESFVRAFAVIIPILLSHVNFYEGRNDIDRSSKHWQGKKDTDAFDIVVVDNLPQQEDR, from the exons ATGGAGGTTGTTAATGATCATTTGGTTTCCTATGAAGACAGTTTGAAAaag GGAAAGTCTATAAAATTGGAGGAAGAAACTCCTACAGTTGGAAATAGAGAGAGGAAACCTAGTTCTGTATACAACAGTCCGTATGCCACAGAATTTGGTTCAGGTAGTATTGGTAAACCAAAAGGTGGACGTCCTGGATCATGTGCTTTTGGATTTGGCTTTTTCAATGTGATTGATGATGTGCAAGCTAAATCTTTTGATCAGTGGTTTAAGATTGGGTTTAATGATAAAAACAAAGTGAAGAAGTTTAAAGAATGTCATAGGAAGCTTAAGGTTCCATTGGATTTTGTGGTTTGTCAAATTGATGATAAGATGTGGTTCTATGATTTGCTTACTGTTGGGAAGAACTTGTCATGCTCG CATATTGATGTTTGTTTCTACTATTTGAGAAAGAAGTTAAAGTATGACCAGTCTGTGAAAATTTCTGGTAATACTACTGATTGCTTCTTTGCTTctcaaatttttgaattatataatGAGTTTGTTGCAAGTGGTGAAAATGTTGATTCGATTAAGAAGGATTCTAAGGCAGCTGCATACATAGCGGGTTTTTATATGTTATGCAATAAACCCTGGGCTGAGCTTGATTTCGTACTAATGCCTGTTAACGTGATTGTTCTTGCTCATTGGATATTGTGTATTCTTGACATTAAGATGAGATGCTTAAAAGTGTTGAATTctatgaggtttgggaggtacAAGAACAACTCAGAGAGTTTTGTTCGTGCATTTGCTGTAATAATTCCTATCTTACTGTCACATGTTAATTTCTATGAGGGGAGAAATGATATTGACAGGAGTAGTAAGCACTGGCAAGGTAAAAAAGATACTGATGCGTTTGATATTGTCGTGGTTGATAATTTGCCACAACAAGAGGATAGGTAA
- the LOC133030887 gene encoding uncharacterized protein LOC133030887, which translates to MSFISSKPDWFTEEKKNTDKLNDEEQVVDDHGLFKDVVKKSKEDEDDGGDDQGLGGGDAVKAIGSDGTNKDNVEGKNTEEAKDVADGSNKDNVEGRAVDVDASVNDVEGVSSKGKLFDS; encoded by the exons ATGAGTTTTATTTCTAGTAAACCTGATTGGTTTactgaagaaaaaaagaatactGATAAATTGAATGATGAAGAACAGGTTGTTGATGATCATGGCCTATTTAAGGATGTTGTTAAAAAATCTAAGGAGGATGAAGATGATGGTGGTGATGACCAg GGTTTGGGGGGTGGTGATGCTGTTAAAGCTATTGGTTCAGATGGGACAAATAAAGACAATGTTGAGGGAAAGAATACTGAAGAAGCAAAAGATGTTGCAGATGGGAGTAATAAAGATAATGTTGAGGGCAGAGCAGTTGATGTAGATGCAAGTGTAAATGATGTTGAAGGTGTTTCTAGTAAGGGAAAGTTGTTTGATAGTTAA
- the LOC133030885 gene encoding uncharacterized protein LOC133030885 → MVKTRSSISPSHSVKVAADKKKMENVSDDGDRDDSDRSGGSGGSSDGSRGSALQKRKRVVDKVKKEDVRNVKKMKQVAEDLPEDYDSEDLEVEVRNDLKEWDLYFKPGEKIQGKVMLFPNQDNIVVKNINSKLTKDQRKLFHDTCFGYFLDSHPVGFQSQLVHNALHREVYQKNEKEMWFKFGDENFRFSLAEFAVVSGLLCVGDADLSKYTHRENAFVDRYFCDQTVTVSAVEHRFMYSDFKSDEYAVKMAVLYLVTNCLISSVYSKKVPVEILNIIGVDEYGSFPWGIPVFELTLHNLKIGLRGVMKGKGVAKPLAKVKGKHLEKGPRSYKLRGLPFAFLVWLYETIPLCWKAKFCCYDSGKPYRFCRWKSIGNPNSSEVEKKVLSSNKVFFIFCKLFICCFYYIL, encoded by the exons ATGGTTAAAACTCGTTCTTCAATTTCTCCTTCGCATTCTGTAAAGGTAGCTGCTGATAAGAAGAAAATGGAAAATGTCTCTGATGATGGAGATCGTGATGATTCTGATCGTTCTGGTGGTTCTGGTGGATCATCGGATGGTAGCCGTGGCTCGGCATtgcaaaagagaaaaagagttgTTGATAAAGTGAAGAAAGAAGATGTTCGAAATGTGAAAAAGATGAAGCAAGTTGCTGAAGATTTGCCTGAGGATTATGATAGTGAAGACTTGGAGGTTGAAGTTCGTAATGATTTGAag gaaTGGGATTTATATTTCAAGCCTGGTGAAAAGATTCAGGGAAAAGTGATGTTATTCCCTAATCAGGATAACATTGTTGTCAAAAATATTAATTCCAAGTTGACTAAAGATCAACGTAAGTTGTTTCATGATACTTGTTTTGGTTATTTTTTGGATAGCCATCCTGTTGGTTTTCAGTCTCAATTAGTTCATAATGCCTTACATAGGGAGGTATAtcagaaaaatgaaaaagaaatgtgGTTTAAGTTTGGTGATGAGAATTTCAGATTCAGTTTAGCTGAGTTTGCTGTTGTTTCTGGTTTACTGTGTGTTGGTGATGCCGATTTGAGTAAGTATACACACAGAGAAAATGCTTTTGTTGATCGATATTTTTGTGATCAGACAGTGACTGTTAGTGCTGTTGAGCATAGGTTTATGTATAGTGATTTCAAGTCAGATGAGTATGCTGTGAAGATGGCTGTTTTGTACCTTGTTACTAATTGTTTGATTAGTAGCGTTTACTCAAAAAAAGTTCCTGTTGAGATTTTGAACATAATTGGGGTTGATGAGTATGGTAGTTTTCCATGGGGTATACCAGTGTTTGAATTAACTTTGCACAATTTAAAGATTGGTCTGAGGGGTGTTATGAAGGGAAAAGGTGTTGCTAAGCCTCTTGCTAAGGTTAAAGGGAAACATTTGGAAAAGGGTCCTCGATCTTATAAACTTCGTGGTTTACCTTTTGCATTTTTGGTTTGGTTGTATGAAACCATTCCTTTGTGCTGGAAGGCAAAGTTTTGTTGCTATGATTCTGGTAAACCATATAGGTTTTGTAGATGGAAGAGTATTGGAAATCCTAATTCAAGTGAAGTTGAGAAGAAAGTTCTATCttcaaataaggtattttttatattttgtaaattgtttatttgttgtttttattatattttgtaa